From Betta splendens chromosome 3, fBetSpl5.4, whole genome shotgun sequence, the proteins below share one genomic window:
- the sall1a gene encoding sal-like protein 1a isoform X3 codes for MNDIANNTDQTECSDLLEPSVLDKEESMDVDVSGMSSGHEEEGSNTESGSPINPASIHGGRSTAGPAVGTSAISAPLPQLSNLTELGNFSMINSNVIIENLQSTKVAVAQFSQESRSTGGPRVAVPALMEQLLALQQQQIHQLQLIEQIRHQILLLASQSPEMQIPPIPAPGTMGPAASPLTTLSSHLSQQLAAAAGLAQNLASQSASISSLKQLAAAAQLPQSNPSNSETSHSISTLGPSTAGAQSSDKRPSHVSSLHSQLSSSLAKSSTPACGIGGLLSSAVNPLLPQPPPGNPLFSSSLPSVGTTVEDLNSLATLAQRKGKPPNVTSFEHKSSSDDAFFKHKCRFCGKVFGSDSALQIHLRSHTGERPYKCNICGNRFSTRGNLKVHFQRHKEKYPHIQMNPYPVPEHLDNIPTSTGIPYGMSVPPEKPVTSWLDSKPVLPTLTSSVGMLLPPTMPSLPQFIKKEDHSIAITSPSVSAKSDSGAAEPSAKSNEGVTEQGEGATLPTSNGKTEEGSHSSGFMTNVSSVLESTTEYTTSNSPPMMTNPLMPLMSEQFKAKFPFGGILDPLQGSETSKLQQLVENIDRKVTDPNECVICHRVLSCQSALKMHYRTHTGERPFKCKICGRAFTTKGNLKTHYSVHRAMPPLRVQHSCPICQKKFTNAVVLQQHIRMHMGGQIPNTPLPESYPESMASDTGSFEERNFDDLDNFSDDNLEGMEEGPDSSVPDTPRSADASHDSLCNSPAPLDMISQELQEKNGQGHGHSNETEEMHADQMKAMANGMVEGDCLTNDSSSLGGDVESQSTGSPAVSESTSSMQAPSPTGMQPQQRKSPSLEDRHQRALSFEHTGASLLHCHPSNIGALDLTSVNSKDPLGIIFPFRERSTIKNTSCDICGKTFACQSALDIHYRSHTKERPFICTACNRGFSTKGNLKQHMLTHQMRDLPSQLFEPSNTSLSSSPTPSLLSVGSLKPEVNGFLHSLHPESKEMPPGLVTSSASTSPVLSAAPPRRTPKQHFCNTCRKCFSSCSALQIHERTHTGEKPFACSICGRAFTTKGNLKVHMGTHMWNSAPARRGRRLSVDGPMAFLGTNPVKFPEIFQKDVPSRTSNGDPTSFWNQYAAAFSSGLAMKTNEISVIQNGGLPPMSGGVGTGGSSPLGGLTGSLDKLHSMEPNAALAGLEKMANTENGAHFRFTRFMEDNKEIVTS; via the exons ATGAATGACATCGCTAATAACACTGATCAAACAGAGTGCAGTGACCTTCTGGAGCCGAGTGTTCTTGATAAAGAGGAATCCATGGATGTGGATGTTTCTGGCATGAGCAGTGGTCACGAGGAGGAAGGCAGTAACACTGAGAGCGGGAGCCCCATCAACCCGGCCAGCATCCACGGTGGCAGGAGCACCGCTGGCCCTGCAGTGGGCACTTCAGCTATATCTGCCCCCCTACCTCAGCTCAGCAACCTGACTGAACTGGGTAACTTCTCCATGATCAACAGCAACGTCATCATTGAAAATCTTCAGAGCACCAAAGTGGCTGTTGCCCAGTTCTCCCAAGAGTCCCGTTCCACTGGAGGTCCCAGGGTGGCAGTGCCGGCCCTGATGGAGCAGCTTCTAGCCCTACAACAGCAACAGAtacaccagctgcagctgatcgaGCAGATTCGCCACCAGATCCTGCTGTTGGCCTCCCAGTCTCCAGAAATGCAGATTCCCCCGATCCCTGCTCCAGGCACAATGGGGCCTGCTGCCAGTCCTCTGACCACACTCAGCTCACATCTCTCCCAACAGCTGGCTGCAGCCGCAGGGCTTGCGCAGAACCTGGCTAGTCAGTCAGCTAGTATTAGCAGCCTAAAGcagctggctgcagcagcacagctacCTCAGTCTAACCCAAGCAACAGTGAGACATCTCATAGCATCAGCACACTGGGGCCGTCGACAGCCGGCGCCCAGTCCTCTGACAAGAGGCCGAGTCATGTGAGCAGCCTCCactctcagctcagcagctcactAGCTAAGTCATCCACGCCAGCATGTGGAATAGGTGGCTTGTTAAGCTCCGCAGTAAACCCCCTTCTACCTCAGCCCCCACCTGGAAACCCCTTGTTCTCCAGCTCGCTGCCCAGTGTTGGCACCACAGTAGAGGACCTCAACTCTTTAGCAACTTTGGCCCAGAGGAAAGGCAAGCCGCCAAATGTCACTTCATTCGAACACAAGAGCAGCTCCGACGACGCTTTCTTCAAGCATAAGTGCAGGTTTTGTGGCAAGGTCTTCGGGAGTGACAGCGCTTTGCAAATCCACCTGCGCTCCCACACCGGTGAGAGACCGTACAAGTGTAACATCTGCGGCAACCGATTCTCCACTCGTGGTAACCTGAAGGTGCACTTCCAGCGTCATAAAGAAAAATACCCGCACATTCAGATGAACCCATACCCTGTTCCCGAGCATCTAGACAACATACCAACAAGCACCGGCATTCCGTATGGCATGTCCGTCCCCCCTGAGAAGCCTGTCACAAGCTGGCTGGATAGCAAACCGGTTTTGCCCACCCTCACCTCCTCAGTTGGCATGCTGCTGCCACCAACCATGCCTAGCCTGCCGCAGTTCATCAAAAAGGAAGATCATTCAATAGCCATAACGAGCCCTTCAGTTAGTGCAAAGAGTGACTCAGGTGCTGCTGAGCCTTCAGCTAAAAGTAACGAAGGAGTGACGGAACAGGGTGAAGGTGCAACTCTGCCTACCTCAAATGGGAAAACTGAAGAAGGCAGCCACTCCTCAGGCTTCATGACAAATGTGAGCTCTGTCCTAGAGAGCACTACCGAGTACACGACATCTAACAGCCCCCCCATGATGACCAACCCACTCATGCCTCTTATGTCTGAACAGTTTAAGGCTAAGTTCCCCTTTGGAGGCATCCTGGACCCTCTCCAGGGATCAGAGACCTCCAAGCTGCAGCAACTTGTGGAGAACATTGACCGGAAGGTGACGGACCCAAACGAATGTGTCATCTGTCACCGGGTGCTAAGCTGCCAAAGTGCACTGAAAATGCACTATCGCACTCACACCGGTGAACGGCCCTTCAAGTGCAAAATTTGTGGCAGAGCGTTTACCACCAAGGGAAATCTTAAGACCCACTACAGCGTTCATAGGGCCATGCCTCCTCTTAGGGTGCAACACTCCTGCCCCATCTGTCAGAAGAAGTTCACAAATGCTGTGGTTCTCCAACAGCATATACGCATGCACATGGGTGGGCAGATACCCAACACCCCTCTGCCAGAGAGTTACCCAGAGTCCATGGCCTCTGACACTGGCTCATTTGAGGAGAGAAACTTTGATGATTTGGACAACTTTTCGGATGACAACCTTGAAGGAATGGAGGAGGGCCCAGATAGCAGTGTGCCAGACACACCTAGGTCAGCCGATGCCTCCCATGACAGTCTGTGTaattctccagctcctcttgaCATGATTAGCCAGGAACTACAAGAGAAAAATGGCCAAGGCCATGGCCACAGTAATGAAACAGAAGAGATGCACGCTGACCAAATGAAGGCTATGGCAAATGGCATGGTTGAGGGGGATTGCCTCACCAATGACTCCTCATCACTGGGAGGGGATGTTGAAAGCCAAAGCACTGGGAGTCCAGCTGTGTCCGAATCTACCTCCTCCATGCAGGCTCCATCCCCTACTGGCATGCAGCCACAACAACGCAAATCCCCCAGCCTTGAGGACAGGCACCAGAGGGCCTTATCTTTCGAGCACACCGGTGCAAGCCTCTTGCACTGTCACCCCTCCAATATCGGGGCTCTGGATCTGACCTCTGTCAATTCAAAAGACCCCCTGGGCATAATATTCCCCTTCCGCGAGCGGAGCACCATCAAGAACACATCCTGCGACATCTGTGGAAAGACGTTTGCTTGTCAGAGTGCCTTGGATATTCACTACCGAAGCCATACCAAAGAACGACCATTCATTTGCACGGCCTGCAACAGGGGTTTCTCCACCAAGGGCAACCTCAAGCAGCACATGCTAACCCATCAAATGAGAGACCTGCCGTCACAGCTGTTTGAGCCATCAAATACTAGCCTCTCTTCCAGCCCGACTCCTTCCCTTCTGTCTGTGGGCTCTCTCAAACCCGAGGTCAACGgcttcctccacagcctccacccagAGAGCAAGGAAATGCCCCCTGGCTTGGTAACGTCGTCTGCCTCTACGTCCCCAGTGctttctgctgctccacctcgcCGTACGCCCAAGCAACACTTCTGCAACACCTGCAGGAAGTGTTTCTCGTCCTGCAGTGCTCTACAGATCCACGAGCGAACCCACACAGGGGAAAAACCCTTTGCCTGCAGTATCTGTGGTCGAGCGTTCACCACCAAAGGAAACCTCAAG GTTCATATGGGCACACACATGTGGAACAGCGCTCCCGCCAGACGCGGCCGCAGGCTCTCCGTGGACGGGCCGATGGCCTTCCTCGGCACCAACCCGGTCAAGTTCCCCGAGATCTTCCAGAAGGACGTGCCGTCGAGGACGAGCAACGGGGACCCCACCAGCTTCTGGAACCAGTACGCGGCCGCCTTCTCCAGCGGCCTGGCCATGAAGACGAACGAGATCTCCGTCATCCAGAACGGGGGCCTCCCGCCCATGTCGGGGGGCGTGGGCACCGGGGGCAGCTCGCCCCTCGGGGGCCTGACGGGCAGCCTGGACAAGCTGCACAGCATGGAGCCCAACGCCGCGCTGGCCGGCCTGGAGAAGATGGCCAACACGGAGAACGGCGCCCACTTCCGCTTCACGCGCTTCATGGAGGACAATAAGGAGATCGTCACCAGCTAG